AGTGCATTCACAATCGGAGGCGGGTATGTTATTGTTCCGCTCATGCAAAAAAAGTTTGTGGAAGAGCTGAATTGGATCGATTCCGAAGAGATGCTTGATTTGGTAGCCTTGGGACAATCCATGCCAGGTGCATTAGCGGTTAACACATCGATATTGATTGGTTACCGGATTGCGGGTGTAACCGGAGCATTGATAACATTGTTGGGGACGGTCAGTCCACCACTCATTATTATCACAATCATATCTTATTTTTATATGTCGTTTAGAAATAATCCGATTGTGGACGCTTTAATGCTCGGGATGCAAGTCGGAGTAGTGGCAGTTATTCTGAATGTCGTATTTAATATGGTGAAAGATGTTCTCAAAAGAAAAGACAATGTGAATATTCTTATTCTAGTGGGTGCCTTTATTGCTGCCTTTGTGTTTGATGTGAATGTTATTGCTATTATATTTGTGGCTGGAATACTAGGATTTATCAATAATCGTATGAAAGGAGAAGTATAACATGCTGTTACTAGAATTATTTTGGTCTTTTTTTAAGATTGGTCTATTCACGATTGGCGGCGGGTATGCTTCGTTACCTTTAATCGAAAATGAAATTGTGAATGCTAAAGCCTGGATTACAGTACAAGAATATACAGATATTATTACTATTTCTCAAATCTCACCCGGTCCTATTGCGATTAACTCAGCGACCTTTGTAGGTACGAAGGTTGGTGGCTTCATTGGTGCCGTGATTGCGACATTAGGCGTTGTAGCGCCATCCGTGATTATTGCGTTAATATTGGCGAGAATGTATTACAAATATCGCAGTGTGGATACGATGCAAGGAGTACTGGCTGGACTGAGACCCGCAGTTGTGGCTTTAATCGCTTCTGCAGGAGCAGCCCTGCTGGTCACTGCGCTTTTCCAAACAGGTGGCTTCCAAATCGCAGGGTTCGAAGTAAATGTGATTGCTGTTATTATGCTGATAATTGCCTTGTTTGCATTGCGGAAATATAAGGTGGATGCGATGCTTGTTATCTTTATATGTGGTGTGAGTGCTATTTTATTATCATTTCTAGGAATCATGTAGGAGGAATTCTATGAGTGACGTGCCCACTAAATGGCTTGGTTTACCACCAGCCCGTTTTATGAAATACAAAAACTGGATTAACAAGGAAAGACCAGGCATATGCGGCACTTATTGCGCATCTGTTCTTGTCCATGATGCTATTTATCAAAGAACCAAACACTCACTTCCCAAAAAAGTCTTATTAAATGGGATGCGTGTGGTTGTTGATGATGTCATGCCGTATCGAGGGACATTTTATTGGGATTTGGCACATGGTATCAGAAGAATGCTGAGTCATTCAAAAATCTGGCGTGTAAAGACGGGAATTCTCACAGAACGGATTGTTCCCGAAATCCTGAGCAGTGAGAATCCACGACCAATCATCGTCGGGACGACACGCTATCTAAATAGTAAATACAAGAATCATTGGCTCGTCGTCTATGGCTATGGATACAACGAAGCGGGGAAATTATTTTACCGTGGTTATGATAATCATGGGCGTTATAAAACGATTATTCCAGCCTCACAGACAATGTGCTGTGTCTGGTTGGAAGATAGACTATAGGAGGAATAAAAGTGAGAGAATTCGATTTTATTGCAATTGGTGGCGGTAGTGGTGGAATTGCTACGATGAACCGTGCATCAGAATACGGTGCAAAAACAGCTGTTATCGAAAGCAACTTATTAGGAGGAACATGTGTCAATATTGGTTGTGTTCCGAAGAAAATTATGTGGTATGCAGCGGAAGTTAAAGATGCAATTACAAAATATGGGCCGGATTATGGTTTTACAAGCAGCCAAACGGAATTTGATTTTGATACATTATTAAAGAATCGTGAAGCGTATATCGAAAGATCGCGAAATAGCTATGATGCTGGTTTCGAAAGACGGGGCGTTGAAGTAATTAACGGACATGCGAAGTTTATTGATAATCAAACTGTTGAAGTTAATGGCGAACAAATTCGTTCGAAACATATTCTGATTGCCACTGGTGCAAGACCAGTCTATCCGGATATACCAGGCAAAGAACTAGGTGAAACGTCAGATGACTTCTTCGAATGGACAGAGCTACCTAAAAAAGTAGCAGTTGTTGGAGCAGGGTATATTGCTGTTGAATTGGCCGGAGTCATGAAAACATTGGGTGTGGATGTTCATTTATTCACGCGCCAAGATCGTCCGCTGCGTTCTTACGACGAAACAATCATCAATGTATTAGTTGAAGAGATGAAAAAAGATGGCCCAATCTTACATCCATTCTCGGTGCCAAAAGCAGCGGAGAAGAATGAGGATGGGACGATTACCTTACATTTTGAAAATGACTATTCAGACGATTTTGACAAAGTTATTTGGGCAGTGGGCCGTGAAGCGAATATCGACAGTATTAATTTAGAAGCGGCCGGTGTACGTGTGAACCAAGCTGGCTTTATCCAAGTTGACGACTACCAAAATACAAGTGCAGATAACATTTATGCAGTAGGAGATGCGACTGGAAAAACAATGCTGACACCTGTTGCGATTGCAGCGGGAAGAAGATTGTCAGAGCGTCTGTTTAATAATAAACCGAATGAAAAGTTGAACTACGATAATATTCCAACGGTCATTTTCTCTCATCCACCGATTGGGACAGTTGGTTTGAGTGAAGTAGAGGCAATTGCGAAACACGGTGAAGAGAATATTAAGACGTATACTTCTACATTTGGTTCGATGTATACAGCCGTTACAGCTCATCGTCAGACTGTGAAGATGAAGCTAGTTTGCCAAGGTCCAGACGAGAAAGTTGTAGGACTCCACGGGATTGGTTTTGGGGTTGATGAAATGATTCAAGGATTCGCTGTTGCCATTAAGATGGGTGCAACGAAAGAAGATTTTGATAATACGGTAGCCATCCATCCAACGGGTGCAGAAGAATTCGTAACAATGCGTTAATACGTAAATAATAAAACCAAGGAGCAGGGGATAGACCCTCAGCACCTTGGTTTTTTTATGTGAGCGATTTTAAACCAAAAACAGACTGGAACAAATGTCCCAGTCTGTTAGTGACTTACTTAATTATTTTTTACCCATTGCACGTTGTACAGCTTTAACTAATTCAACAATTGGAACAATCGCAAATGCAGAACCAACGGAAACTGCCCATTGTAGTCCAGTCAATTGAGAAACTCCGAAGAATGTGCTCAAGCCAGGTGTTAAGATAACACCTAACAATAGTACAGCAGATAGGATTGTTGCGTAAACCAATGTCTTGTTACTGAATACGCCAACTTGGAAGATAGACTTGTAAACAGACTTAGAGTTGTACGCGTGGAACAATTGAATCATACCCAATGTGATAAATGCCATTGTTTCAGCGTCCATATGAGCTAATTCGCCCGTATGACCCATCATTGGGTTGGAAGAACCCCACCAGTAAACGAATAGAGTGATTGCACCTTCAAGGATACCTTGATAGATAATCGCGCCACCAACACCATTTGAGAAGAAGTTAGAGCTACGTCCACGAGGTTTTTGTTCCATGATATCAGCTTCAGCATCTTCAAGACCTAGAGCGATAGCAGGGAATGTATCAGTAACCAAGTTAATCCATAGAATATGAACAGGCTCTAGGATTGTCCAACCTAGGAAAGTAGCAACGAATAGAGATAGAACCTCACCCAAGTTAGCAGATAGTAAGAACTGAACTGCTTTTTGGATGTTAGCAAAGACTTTACGTCCTTCTTCAACCGCAACAACGATTGTTTGGAAGTTGTCGTCAGCAAGTACCATGTCAGAAGCACCTTTAGATACTTCAGTACCAGTGATACCCATACCAACACCGATGTCAGCTGTCTTCAATGAAGGAGCATCGTTAACACCGTCACCAGTCATGGAAACAACTTTACCATGGTTTTGCCATGCTTTAACGATACGAACTTTATGTTCAGGAGATACACGTGCGTATACAGAGTATTTCTCAACGTTACGTGCAAATTCTTCGTCAGTTTGTTCGTTTAATTCAGCACCTGTAAGAACAG
This genomic interval from Jeotgalibaca porci contains the following:
- a CDS encoding chromate transporter is translated as MDKKESKLAIYWTLVKSTFILSAFTIGGGYVIVPLMQKKFVEELNWIDSEEMLDLVALGQSMPGALAVNTSILIGYRIAGVTGALITLLGTVSPPLIIITIISYFYMSFRNNPIVDALMLGMQVGVVAVILNVVFNMVKDVLKRKDNVNILILVGAFIAAFVFDVNVIAIIFVAGILGFINNRMKGEV
- a CDS encoding chromate transporter, encoding MLLLELFWSFFKIGLFTIGGGYASLPLIENEIVNAKAWITVQEYTDIITISQISPGPIAINSATFVGTKVGGFIGAVIATLGVVAPSVIIALILARMYYKYRSVDTMQGVLAGLRPAVVALIASAGAALLVTALFQTGGFQIAGFEVNVIAVIMLIIALFALRKYKVDAMLVIFICGVSAILLSFLGIM
- a CDS encoding dihydrolipoamide dehydrogenase, whose amino-acid sequence is MSDVPTKWLGLPPARFMKYKNWINKERPGICGTYCASVLVHDAIYQRTKHSLPKKVLLNGMRVVVDDVMPYRGTFYWDLAHGIRRMLSHSKIWRVKTGILTERIVPEILSSENPRPIIVGTTRYLNSKYKNHWLVVYGYGYNEAGKLFYRGYDNHGRYKTIIPASQTMCCVWLEDRL
- the gorA gene encoding glutathione-disulfide reductase — translated: MREFDFIAIGGGSGGIATMNRASEYGAKTAVIESNLLGGTCVNIGCVPKKIMWYAAEVKDAITKYGPDYGFTSSQTEFDFDTLLKNREAYIERSRNSYDAGFERRGVEVINGHAKFIDNQTVEVNGEQIRSKHILIATGARPVYPDIPGKELGETSDDFFEWTELPKKVAVVGAGYIAVELAGVMKTLGVDVHLFTRQDRPLRSYDETIINVLVEEMKKDGPILHPFSVPKAAEKNEDGTITLHFENDYSDDFDKVIWAVGREANIDSINLEAAGVRVNQAGFIQVDDYQNTSADNIYAVGDATGKTMLTPVAIAAGRRLSERLFNNKPNEKLNYDNIPTVIFSHPPIGTVGLSEVEAIAKHGEENIKTYTSTFGSMYTAVTAHRQTVKMKLVCQGPDEKVVGLHGIGFGVDEMIQGFAVAIKMGATKEDFDNTVAIHPTGAEEFVTMR